The following coding sequences lie in one Sesamum indicum cultivar Zhongzhi No. 13 linkage group LG9, S_indicum_v1.0, whole genome shotgun sequence genomic window:
- the LOC105171278 gene encoding uncharacterized protein LOC105171278, which translates to MDIANFTVHKVLVDNGRSADIILKEVLIKMGLDNANLNPIKAPLIGFGGSKVDSLGTIKLPISIGDEPKKKTLMVKFLVVDTPFAYKVSLGRPGLNTFRAIVSTYHLKMKFPTPNGVGEVACDQAEARRCYNLSLRKDMTERKRKFIDSHVNGQEERIEPIDEHQEIELVQGNPTKTTKIGSRMEKRLETMMITFLRDSADMFAWSPSDFKGIDPEVIVDKLNVDPTMRPVQQRKRMFERLAFECGSRAKVIWKWKMCTDFTDLDKACPKDPYLLPRIDQLVDSTAGYELFSMMDAYQGYHQIFMAKEDRSKTSFVTEQGATYQRLVNRMFKDQIGMTMEVYVDDMLVKSQRPESHLQHLEATFAVMRTYGMKLNPTKCTFGVDVGKLLGYMVSSRGIEAILQLKSPTSIKDVQKLTDFKWTEECEHAFNELKDYLRSPPLLKNPRAGDILYLYLVVSENAIETWMLHVDGSSKARNGGAGVLIQGLKGVEIEVAARLSFSATNNKA; encoded by the exons ATGGATATAGCTAACTTTACCGTCCACAAGGTGTTAGTAGACAACGGCAGATCTGCAGATATTATTCTCAAGGAGGTGCTGATTAAGATGGGCTTGGACAATGCAAATCTGAATCCAATAAAAGCACCGTTGATAGGTTTCGGAGGGAGTAAGGTCGATTCTTTGGGAACGATCAAGCTACCGATCTCTATAGGTGACGAACCGAAAAAGAAAACTCTTATGGTAAAGTTTCTCGTGGTTGATACGCCTTTTGCTTATAAAGTTAGTTTGGGTAGACCTGGTCTAAACACTTTTAGGGCTATAGTATCAACATAtcacttgaaaatgaaatttccaACTCCCAATGGAGTAGGAGAGGTCGCGTGCGACCAAGCAGAAGCTAGACGATGCTACAACCTCTCTTTGAGAAAAGACATGACtgaaagaaagaggaaatttATTGACTCGCACGTAAACGGGCAAGAGGAAAGAATAGAGCCGATTGATGAGCACCAAGAGATCGAGTTGGTGCAAGGCAACCCAACAAAAACGACTAAGATTGGGTCAAGAATGGAGAAGAGACTGGAGACGATGATGATTACATTCCTTCGTGATAGCGCTGATATGTTTGCATGGAGCCCTTCAGATTTCAAAGGGATCGATCCAGAGGTTATTGTGGACAAATTGAATGTCGATCCAACTATGCGACCAGtccaacaaagaaaaaggatgTTCGAG AGACTGGCTTTCGAATGTGGTAGTCGTGCCAAAGTCATCTGGAAATGGAAAATGTGCACTGATTTTACTGATTTGGACAAGGCGTGCCCCAAGGATCCTTACCTACTTCCACGGATCGATCAGTTAGTAGATTCGACGGCGGGATACGAGCTATTCTCAATGATGGATGCTTACCAAGGGTATCATCAGATTTTCATGGCGAAAGAAGATCGCAGCAAAACATCTTTTGTGACCGAACAAG GTGCAACATACCAAAGGCTCGTGAACAGAATGTTTAAGGACCAGATAGGAATGACGATGGAGGTCTACGTCGATGACATGTTAGTCAAAAGTCAACGACCAGAAAGCCATTTGCAACACCTTGAAGCAACTTTCGCCGTTATGAGAACATATGGAATGAAGCTCAACCCGACTAAATGCACATTTGGAGTGGACGTAGGTAAATTATTGGGGTACATGGTTAGTAGCCGAGGGATAGAAGCGATCCTCCAGCTGAAGTCCCCAACCTCTATAAAGGACGTCCAAAAGTTGACTG ATTTTAAATGGACGGAGGAATGCGAACATGCATTCAATGAACTTAAAGACTACCTGAGATCGCCTCCACTCCTGAAAAATCCTAGAGCAGGAGACATTTTATACCTATACCTGGTTGTATCCGAGAACGCA ATCGAAACATGGATGCTGCACGTGGATGGGTCGTCAAAGGCCAGGAACGGGGGAGCAGGAGTCTTGATACAAGGGCTGAAAGGGGTCGAAATAGAGGTCGCAGCAAGATTGTCCTTTTCTGCTACCAATAACAAAGCATAA